Proteins from a genomic interval of Nitrospirota bacterium:
- a CDS encoding macro domain-containing protein: MIAHHTIAGKTLRLIQGDITHRDVDSIVNAANSSLQHGGGVAGAIVRKGGKVIQDESDRIAPVSVGHAAMTGAGKLPAKFVIHAVGPRMGEGDEENKLKSAVANSLRLASEKKLSTVSFPAISAGIFGFPKNKCAKLLVGEAVNFLKKHKESSLAVVEFCIYDDETLDYFKKEFDKLK; this comes from the coding sequence ATGATAGCCCACCACACCATTGCCGGAAAGACCCTGCGACTGATTCAGGGTGACATTACACATCGGGATGTCGATTCCATTGTCAATGCAGCAAATTCCTCCCTGCAGCATGGCGGCGGCGTAGCAGGTGCTATCGTGCGCAAGGGCGGCAAGGTCATCCAGGACGAAAGCGACAGGATTGCCCCGGTGTCTGTAGGACATGCGGCAATGACCGGCGCCGGCAAGTTGCCGGCAAAGTTCGTTATCCATGCGGTGGGGCCGAGGATGGGAGAAGGGGATGAAGAGAACAAGCTGAAGAGTGCGGTAGCGAACAGCCTCAGACTCGCCTCTGAAAAAAAACTTTCGACCGTATCCTTTCCTGCCATAAGTGCAGGTATCTTCGGTTTTCCAAAAAACAAGTGCGCAAAGCTGCTTGTGGGAGAGGCCGTGAACTTTCTCAAAAAACATAAAGAAAGCAGCCTTGCGGTTGTGGAGTTCTGCATTTACGATGACGAGACGCTCGATTATTTCAAAAAGGAATTTGATAAGCTGAAATAG
- a CDS encoding ribose-phosphate pyrophosphokinase, giving the protein MKGLKIFSGSSNRELATEVAGKLNSPLADVTLSTFSDGEIMVRINENVRGSDVFVIQSTSVPVNDHLVELLLMVDALKRASAGRITAVIPYYGYARQDRKVQPRVPISAKMVADLINAVGTNRVLTVDLHAGQIQGFFNIPVDNLYAAPVLLDYMNEQFDTDNLVIVSPDAGGVERARAFAKRLNCTIAIVDKRREKANECEIMNVIGDVQDKDTLLLDDMVDTAGTMAQAASALMSKGARRVSAACTHAVLSGPAVERINNSPIEHLIVTNTIALDSKKEQCSKLKVLSIAPIVGEAIKRIHEETTLSTLFV; this is encoded by the coding sequence CTGAAGGGATTAAAGATTTTTTCTGGATCGTCGAACCGGGAGCTGGCAACTGAAGTTGCCGGCAAATTGAACTCCCCATTGGCAGATGTGACTTTGTCAACGTTCAGTGACGGAGAGATCATGGTCCGCATCAACGAAAATGTGCGCGGCTCGGATGTTTTCGTTATACAGTCAACGTCAGTTCCGGTAAACGACCATCTGGTTGAACTCCTGCTGATGGTCGATGCCCTTAAGCGTGCGTCTGCCGGCAGGATAACTGCTGTTATCCCCTATTATGGCTATGCGCGGCAGGACAGAAAGGTCCAGCCCAGGGTGCCGATCTCGGCAAAGATGGTTGCAGACCTTATTAATGCGGTCGGCACGAACAGGGTCCTTACGGTTGACCTGCATGCCGGACAGATCCAGGGTTTCTTTAATATCCCTGTGGATAATCTATATGCTGCGCCGGTATTGCTCGACTATATGAACGAGCAGTTCGATACGGACAATCTGGTTATTGTCTCACCTGACGCGGGAGGTGTTGAAAGGGCAAGGGCATTTGCCAAAAGGCTGAACTGCACGATCGCAATTGTCGACAAACGTCGCGAGAAAGCGAATGAGTGCGAGATCATGAATGTGATCGGTGATGTGCAGGACAAGGACACTCTGCTCCTTGACGACATGGTTGATACCGCAGGCACCATGGCCCAGGCAGCATCCGCGCTTATGTCAAAGGGCGCCAGAAGGGTGTCGGCTGCCTGTACACATGCGGTACTCTCAGGACCTGCGGTGGAGAGGATCAACAATTCTCCTATTGAGCATCTGATCGTCACGAACACCATTGCCCTTGACAGCAAGAAGGAGCAATGCAGTAAGCTCAAAGTGCTGAGCATTGCCCCCATTGTTGGCGAGGCGATTAAGAGAATACACGAAGAAACAACGTTAAGTACACTATTTGTATAG
- a CDS encoding YeeE/YedE family protein, producing MEGVAESLPQITLGFVISGLLVGGLFGYILQKGRFCMNSAFRDTIFIKDFTLFHAYLVALVVMLVGSNLLHDMEIIHLKAQSFYPLANIVGGYIFGLGIVLAGGCGSGIVYRVGEGQLASWFAVFGFFLGIGSTTNGVLRPLYDLLRSVKVGEGALTIHGFFGDSLAAKWIAIAVISAVCLFFASKSKPFTIRKSKGFYWSVTALLVGLAGVLTFWASEFFGSPGFARGLNFTTPTGELFFTFLTGDARSKFFPMFAIGENIKVTWAIFFIIGVPLGSFLSAKLLKEFIWKTPRDAKELLTVLGGSFIMGFGAACAGGCNVGQALTGASTLSIGSIAATIAIILGNWTMVYFKFIKPMQDMDE from the coding sequence ATGGAAGGTGTCGCAGAAAGTTTGCCGCAGATAACGTTGGGGTTCGTCATTTCAGGTCTTCTGGTTGGAGGGTTGTTCGGGTATATCCTTCAGAAGGGCAGATTCTGTATGAACAGCGCCTTCAGAGATACCATCTTTATCAAGGATTTCACCCTTTTTCATGCGTATCTCGTTGCCCTGGTTGTTATGCTGGTCGGTTCCAACCTGCTGCATGACATGGAGATAATCCATCTCAAGGCTCAGTCTTTTTATCCTCTGGCCAACATTGTGGGAGGGTATATCTTCGGACTTGGCATCGTACTGGCCGGAGGCTGCGGCAGCGGTATTGTGTACAGGGTCGGCGAAGGGCAGCTTGCCTCCTGGTTTGCCGTATTCGGTTTTTTCCTTGGTATCGGTTCAACGACAAACGGAGTGCTCAGGCCGCTCTATGACCTGCTGAGGAGCGTTAAGGTTGGAGAAGGCGCACTTACGATACATGGTTTTTTCGGAGACTCCCTTGCTGCAAAATGGATCGCAATCGCGGTGATAAGCGCGGTCTGCCTGTTTTTCGCCTCCAAAAGCAAGCCATTTACGATAAGGAAGTCCAAAGGGTTCTATTGGTCTGTTACCGCGCTGCTGGTCGGCCTTGCCGGTGTGCTCACCTTCTGGGCGTCTGAGTTTTTCGGGTCGCCCGGGTTTGCCAGGGGCCTCAATTTCACTACCCCGACCGGAGAACTCTTCTTTACCTTTTTGACCGGAGATGCGCGCTCCAAGTTCTTCCCGATGTTTGCAATCGGCGAAAATATCAAGGTTACCTGGGCGATCTTCTTCATTATCGGTGTCCCTCTTGGATCTTTCCTCAGCGCCAAATTATTAAAGGAGTTCATCTGGAAGACTCCGCGTGATGCAAAGGAGCTGCTGACGGTGCTGGGCGGAAGCTTTATTATGGGCTTCGGAGCTGCCTGTGCTGGCGGCTGCAATGTAGGTCAGGCGCTGACGGGCGCTTCGACGCTTTCGATCGGCAGCATCGCCGCGACGATCGCAATAATTTTAGGCAACTGGACCATGGTCTATTTCAAGTTCATCAAACCGATGCAGGATATGGACGAATAA
- the ispE gene encoding 4-(cytidine 5'-diphospho)-2-C-methyl-D-erythritol kinase: MSFVLEAPAKINWFLSVLNKREDGYHNIVSLMQRVSLFDTLLFEESEQLEVITDIADLPAENNLVFKAAVLMRARAGVRAGARITLKKDIPLAAGMGGGSSDAAYTLIGLNRLWGLNLNTENLRHMGAELGSDVPFFIEDTFALVQGRGEVITSVRDASEIPLLLVNPGIPVSAAWAYAGLHIGLTKQPVDIKLFCQCLVRKDFVALRSLQNNDLELPVLKAYPEIGRIKELLLRQGAVISAMSGSGSTVFGVFRTEEDARNASKSMGGYWCRAVKTLTVKKN; this comes from the coding sequence ATGTCATTTGTCCTTGAAGCGCCTGCAAAGATCAACTGGTTTCTTTCTGTCCTGAACAAAAGAGAGGACGGATATCACAATATCGTGAGCCTCATGCAGCGTGTCAGTCTCTTTGATACGCTCCTGTTTGAAGAGAGTGAACAGCTGGAGGTCATAACGGACATTGCTGATCTTCCGGCTGAAAATAATCTGGTCTTCAAGGCTGCGGTTCTCATGCGGGCCCGGGCTGGTGTGAGGGCCGGAGCGCGGATAACGCTGAAGAAAGATATTCCGCTTGCAGCCGGAATGGGAGGAGGAAGCAGCGACGCTGCTTATACGCTCATCGGCCTTAACAGGCTATGGGGATTAAATCTGAATACGGAAAATCTCAGGCATATGGGTGCAGAGCTTGGATCAGACGTCCCTTTTTTTATCGAGGACACCTTCGCGCTTGTGCAGGGAAGGGGTGAGGTTATCACATCTGTCCGGGATGCCAGCGAAATACCGCTGCTTCTGGTTAATCCGGGTATCCCGGTATCCGCTGCATGGGCTTATGCGGGACTGCACATTGGGTTGACAAAACAGCCTGTTGATATTAAACTATTCTGTCAATGTCTTGTCAGAAAAGATTTTGTCGCTTTGCGTTCCTTGCAAAATAATGATCTTGAATTGCCGGTTCTGAAGGCATATCCCGAGATCGGCAGGATCAAAGAACTGCTTCTTCGACAGGGGGCGGTCATCTCTGCAATGAGTGGAAGCGGTTCAACGGTCTTTGGTGTGTTCAGGACAGAAGAAGACGCACGGAACGCATCGAAAAGCATGGGCGGATACTGGTGCCGGGCCGTCAAAACGCTTACGGTTAAAAAGAATTGA
- a CDS encoding class I SAM-dependent methyltransferase yields the protein MDIPRIFNITESAHRIHNPITPEKLATLGAALRLESGTRVLDLGSGSGEMLCTWARDHGVIGTGIDMSQLFTEQAKLRAVELGVADHVKFIHGDAAGYVSDMKVGVAACVGATWIGGGVTGTIELLSRSLRSGGIILIGEPYWRQLPPTEDVAKECLANSISDFLMLPQILASFGHLNYDVVEMVLADQDSWDRYEAAKWLTMRRWLEDNPDDEFAKDVRAKLTSEPERYAAYTREYLGWGVFALMTR from the coding sequence TTGGATATTCCACGGATCTTCAACATTACCGAAAGTGCTCACCGCATCCATAACCCGATCACACCCGAAAAGCTCGCCACTCTCGGCGCGGCGCTGCGTCTGGAATCGGGGACCCGAGTGCTCGACCTCGGCAGCGGTTCGGGCGAGATGCTGTGCACCTGGGCACGCGATCACGGCGTCATCGGCACCGGCATCGATATGAGTCAGTTATTCACCGAGCAAGCGAAACTCCGTGCTGTAGAACTCGGTGTTGCCGATCACGTCAAGTTCATCCATGGCGATGCTGCCGGCTATGTCTCAGACATGAAGGTCGGTGTTGCAGCCTGTGTCGGTGCCACCTGGATCGGCGGGGGAGTCACCGGCACGATCGAGCTTCTATCGCGGAGCCTGCGCAGTGGAGGGATCATCCTCATCGGCGAGCCCTACTGGCGGCAGTTACCGCCGACGGAAGATGTTGCCAAGGAGTGTCTTGCCAACTCGATCTCCGACTTTCTCATGCTTCCGCAAATTCTCGCGTCTTTCGGCCACCTCAACTACGACGTCGTGGAAATGGTTTTGGCAGACCAAGACAGCTGGGACAGATACGAGGCGGCCAAGTGGCTCACCATGCGCCGATGGCTTGAAGACAATCCCGACGACGAGTTTGCGAAAGATGTTCGAGCCAAACTAACCTCGGAACCCGAGCGCTACGCCGCTTACACGCGTGAATACCTGGGCTGGGGCGTGTTCGCACTGATGACGCGGTGA
- the hflX gene encoding GTPase HflX, translating into MHNEIVSIELAKYIAGISAELKRQIGILVTRKGEISHVIVGEAKGLFLPNLDDYPLGRKHLRGLRLIHTHLNNEPLSHDDLTDLSLLRFDLIAAIGLKAGQPDKLYIAHLDPGSGAKPYSVLPSEDIHSLDFDFDGFVSSFEEEAEKVRVLDVGSTSGRPDAGGLKERAILVSVSKMPKYEQEDSMDELRELAQSSDVVVLDTVIQRPREISSRHLMGEGKIKELVINAMNRGATLLVFDQDLSPSQIKTISAMTELKVIDRSQLILDIFARRAHSRDGKVQVELAQLKYRLPRLAGKGTAMSRLMGGVGGRGPGEMKLEIDRRRVRERINLLEKELKMLSEARRQRKARRLENRLPIVSIIGYTNAGKSTLLNALTKSDTFVEDKLFATLDTASRRLKFPRDREVIITDTVGFIRDLPKDLMAAFKATLEELEDADLLLHVIDASNPRFEQQIASVEKILSDLNLLDKQRLYLFNKIDRISREEEANLLLRFDAVTISALDRKTFPRLLGVVAERIFDEKLPQSGV; encoded by the coding sequence ATGCATAACGAAATTGTAAGCATCGAGCTTGCCAAATACATCGCAGGCATATCCGCCGAGCTTAAAAGACAGATAGGCATACTCGTGACCAGGAAGGGAGAAATAAGCCATGTTATCGTCGGTGAGGCAAAGGGCCTTTTCCTGCCGAACCTTGATGACTATCCGCTTGGCAGGAAGCATCTGCGCGGCCTTAGACTCATCCATACGCATCTTAATAATGAACCTTTGAGCCATGATGACCTGACTGACCTTTCTCTGCTCCGGTTCGACCTGATCGCTGCGATAGGTCTTAAGGCTGGACAGCCGGATAAGCTCTATATCGCCCATCTCGACCCTGGCAGCGGCGCAAAGCCCTACAGCGTACTGCCGTCTGAGGATATCCATTCCCTGGACTTTGATTTTGACGGTTTTGTCAGTTCCTTTGAGGAAGAGGCCGAAAAGGTCCGCGTACTCGATGTCGGCTCAACATCCGGCAGGCCGGATGCGGGCGGACTGAAAGAGCGGGCCATTCTGGTGAGCGTATCGAAAATGCCGAAGTATGAACAGGAAGACTCTATGGACGAACTCCGGGAGCTTGCGCAATCAAGTGATGTTGTCGTCCTCGATACGGTTATCCAGCGTCCCCGTGAGATCAGCTCCCGTCACCTCATGGGGGAAGGCAAGATAAAGGAACTGGTTATCAACGCCATGAACAGGGGTGCTACGCTTCTGGTCTTTGACCAGGACCTGTCGCCTTCGCAGATCAAAACAATCAGCGCAATGACCGAACTGAAGGTAATTGACCGGTCGCAGCTCATCCTCGACATCTTTGCCCGCCGTGCCCATAGTAGGGATGGCAAGGTTCAGGTCGAGCTTGCCCAGCTCAAATACCGGCTGCCGAGGCTTGCGGGGAAAGGCACTGCCATGTCGCGTCTTATGGGCGGTGTGGGAGGCAGAGGGCCTGGAGAGATGAAGCTCGAGATAGACAGACGGCGTGTCCGGGAGCGTATCAACCTTCTTGAAAAAGAACTGAAGATGCTGAGCGAGGCACGGAGACAGAGAAAGGCGCGAAGGCTCGAAAACAGACTGCCGATCGTCTCGATCATCGGGTATACGAATGCCGGCAAATCAACGCTCCTCAATGCGCTTACGAAGAGTGACACCTTTGTTGAGGATAAACTCTTTGCGACCCTGGATACGGCAAGCAGAAGGCTTAAATTTCCGCGCGACCGCGAAGTGATTATTACCGATACGGTAGGCTTTATCAGGGATCTGCCGAAGGACCTCATGGCAGCATTTAAGGCAACGCTTGAGGAACTCGAGGACGCTGACCTGCTCCTGCATGTCATAGACGCATCGAACCCGCGGTTTGAACAGCAGATAGCCTCGGTCGAAAAGATACTCTCTGATCTCAATCTTCTTGACAAGCAGCGTCTCTATCTCTTCAACAAGATCGACCGCATAAGCAGGGAGGAAGAGGCAAACCTCCTGCTCCGTTTTGATGCTGTCACGATCTCTGCCCTTGACCGCAAGACCTTCCCCCGGCTCCTTGGTGTTGTTGCCGAGCGTATCTTTGATGAAAAATTGCCTCAATCAGGGGTATAA
- a CDS encoding 50S ribosomal protein L25, with the protein MEKMSIQAEIRSGQGKGAARSLRRSGKVPATLYRAGNAQSIQLVRKELAKLINSVAGEQVMVDLQFADGVNKLALLKDFQVDPVRSELLHTDFFEVSLTESIKITVHVATHGEPVGVKRDGGILQHPLREILIECFPDKIPGKIDIDISKLEIGQSIHVSDLKLEEGIKILTDPHDVIVNIVESVEETAPVAAAAPAVAEPEIAKKGKKEDEGAAAPEKKGK; encoded by the coding sequence ATGGAGAAAATGAGCATACAGGCAGAAATACGGTCAGGGCAGGGCAAGGGCGCTGCACGTTCACTCAGGAGGAGCGGCAAGGTTCCGGCTACGCTGTACAGGGCAGGCAATGCGCAGTCGATCCAGCTCGTAAGGAAAGAACTGGCAAAGCTGATCAACTCGGTGGCAGGTGAGCAGGTTATGGTGGACCTTCAGTTCGCTGACGGCGTCAATAAGCTTGCACTTCTGAAGGACTTCCAGGTTGATCCGGTCAGAAGCGAGCTTTTGCATACGGATTTCTTTGAAGTTTCACTTACCGAGTCAATCAAGATTACGGTCCACGTTGCAACCCACGGAGAGCCTGTCGGTGTTAAGAGAGACGGCGGCATTCTCCAGCATCCGCTCAGGGAAATACTGATCGAGTGTTTTCCTGACAAGATCCCGGGCAAGATCGATATCGATATCTCAAAGCTTGAGATTGGCCAGTCGATCCATGTGAGCGACCTGAAGCTTGAGGAAGGAATCAAGATCCTCACGGATCCTCATGATGTCATTGTGAATATCGTTGAGTCTGTTGAGGAAACCGCACCTGTTGCAGCGGCCGCACCTGCAGTAGCTGAACCTGAAATTGCCAAGAAGGGCAAAAAAGAGGATGAAGGCGCAGCTGCACCTGAGAAGAAGGGGAAATAG
- a CDS encoding insulinase family protein has protein sequence MFIKEHLENGIPVVMESFKTVRAVAVGVWVKVGSRYESRTENGISHFLEHMFFKGTKKYTAKDIAVEIDTMGGDLNAYTSRENTAFYVKVLDEYLEKGVNLLSEIFVHSTFPEDELEKEKQIIREEIKMVEDTPDDFIHDLFNETVWGREGLGQSILGTRETIASFGREDILSHIRRYYGTKDIVIACAGNFDHTEMMKILNHRFGGLRQGSEPKIGAVPVFHSETRVVSKDLAEAHICIGVPAISQASDERYALFILNSILGGSVSSRLFQEIRENRGLAYSVFSFTSSYLDSGLWAVYAGVSRKRVSEVSDLIVREMMRLKETITEEELDKSKRHLKGNMLLALESTNSRMNNIARQEMYFGKYISPDEIIRAVDRVTMNQIADLAERLIRKSLFSAVVYGPAEKDVLDGIF, from the coding sequence ATGTTTATAAAAGAACATCTCGAAAACGGTATTCCGGTGGTGATGGAATCATTTAAAACAGTTCGCGCAGTTGCTGTGGGTGTATGGGTGAAGGTCGGCTCCCGCTATGAATCCAGAACTGAAAATGGTATCTCTCATTTTCTTGAACATATGTTTTTCAAAGGCACGAAGAAATATACGGCCAAGGACATTGCCGTCGAGATAGATACCATGGGCGGAGACCTGAATGCCTATACGTCACGTGAGAACACCGCTTTTTATGTGAAGGTGCTTGACGAGTATCTCGAAAAGGGGGTTAATCTTCTTTCGGAGATCTTCGTCCATTCAACGTTTCCTGAGGACGAGCTCGAAAAAGAGAAGCAGATCATCAGGGAAGAGATCAAAATGGTTGAGGACACGCCGGATGACTTTATCCATGATCTCTTTAACGAAACCGTATGGGGCCGTGAGGGTCTTGGCCAGTCCATCCTGGGCACCAGGGAGACTATTGCCTCTTTCGGGCGGGAAGATATTCTTTCTCATATCCGGCGTTACTATGGAACAAAAGATATTGTTATTGCCTGTGCGGGCAACTTCGACCACACAGAGATGATGAAGATACTCAACCATCGTTTTGGAGGTCTGAGACAGGGTTCTGAACCGAAGATAGGTGCTGTTCCGGTATTCCACTCTGAAACAAGGGTTGTTTCCAAAGATCTTGCAGAGGCCCATATCTGTATCGGTGTTCCGGCAATCTCGCAGGCGAGCGATGAACGCTATGCACTTTTCATTCTGAACTCGATCCTTGGCGGAAGCGTGAGTTCCCGGCTTTTTCAGGAAATTCGTGAAAACCGCGGACTTGCCTATTCAGTCTTTTCATTTACCTCATCGTATCTCGATTCGGGGCTTTGGGCAGTATATGCCGGCGTCAGCAGAAAAAGGGTAAGTGAAGTGTCGGACCTCATTGTCCGGGAAATGATGCGGCTTAAGGAGACCATAACGGAGGAAGAGCTTGATAAGTCGAAGAGGCATCTCAAGGGAAACATGCTGCTGGCGTTGGAGTCGACAAACAGCCGCATGAATAATATAGCCAGGCAGGAGATGTATTTCGGAAAATATATTTCACCGGATGAAATTATCAGGGCGGTTGACCGCGTTACCATGAATCAGATCGCTGATCTTGCGGAACGATTGATCAGGAAGTCCCTCTTCTCTGCCGTCGTATATGGCCCTGCGGAAAAAGATGTATTAGACGGCATTTTTTGA
- a CDS encoding tetratricopeptide repeat protein, which translates to MKKLLLFVLFFALLSSCASQKPKTSVETKMPDPDAAFFFIRGYEAELAHNWREAETLYRKALVIDPLSRYIRVQLGYVLNRLEKSDEVLSIMDSLLRAEPDDIHALKLKTEILRKQKKYQDAIEVLERLSKLQPDNSDNLLMLGFLYYYLDQYDRASDVLAELIRKDPDASYKAFDLLGSVYIDKKDYDKAAEYLRNAIELNPDADTAYFKLGIIAETRNDLENAIKNFEEAVRINPYNGQMRQRLAQAYMRLRTSGKTLDELTIISRQSPGDADVHARMGMFFIEEKQYEKALEELNIALSIKPDSTMILYYLSLVLEETGRYDEALATLKSVIRQEPSNISAFLHLAYIYGKQKKNDEAIRVYEEILSFEKEKPEIYLYYANELMQNKDYQKVEAVLHEALVKFGDNDGLLFTLAVVYEKTGRFDDMVIKLRKAIEVNPKNTEALNYLGYSYADKGANLDEALSLIQRAMELKPGNGYYIDSLGWVYFKQGKFEQALEAIKKAVSLAGDDPVLYEHLGDVYHAMGSKDLAVGAWRQSLQLHEKEEGLKERVEKKLSGLEKEPKK; encoded by the coding sequence ATGAAGAAACTGCTCCTTTTTGTCCTCTTTTTTGCCCTGCTATCGTCGTGTGCTTCGCAAAAGCCCAAGACCTCCGTTGAAACGAAAATGCCTGATCCTGATGCGGCTTTTTTCTTTATCAGGGGATACGAAGCTGAACTTGCGCACAACTGGCGCGAAGCAGAAACGCTCTATCGAAAGGCCCTGGTGATAGACCCCTTGTCCCGGTACATCAGGGTGCAGCTGGGGTATGTGCTGAACCGTCTGGAGAAGTCTGATGAAGTCCTTTCCATTATGGATTCGCTGCTGAGGGCAGAGCCTGACGATATTCATGCGCTGAAACTGAAGACCGAAATTCTCAGGAAGCAGAAGAAATATCAGGACGCCATCGAGGTGCTTGAGAGACTATCGAAGCTGCAGCCTGACAATAGTGATAACCTCCTGATGCTTGGCTTTCTGTATTACTATCTTGATCAGTATGATCGTGCCAGTGACGTGCTGGCGGAACTGATACGGAAGGACCCCGATGCATCATACAAGGCTTTTGACCTTCTTGGCTCTGTATACATCGACAAGAAGGACTATGACAAAGCTGCTGAATATCTGAGGAATGCGATCGAGCTCAACCCGGATGCGGATACTGCCTATTTCAAGCTGGGCATTATTGCTGAAACCAGGAATGACCTTGAAAATGCCATTAAGAATTTTGAAGAGGCGGTCAGGATCAACCCTTATAACGGCCAGATGCGGCAGCGGCTTGCCCAGGCCTACATGAGACTAAGGACATCGGGAAAAACGCTTGATGAGCTTACGATCATCAGCAGACAATCGCCTGGAGATGCTGACGTCCATGCCCGCATGGGCATGTTTTTTATAGAGGAGAAACAGTATGAAAAGGCTTTGGAGGAGCTGAACATCGCGTTGTCGATTAAACCTGACAGCACCATGATCCTGTATTACCTGTCACTGGTGCTTGAGGAGACCGGCAGATATGATGAGGCGCTTGCGACATTGAAGTCGGTAATCAGGCAGGAACCTTCCAATATCAGCGCGTTTCTTCACCTTGCGTATATCTACGGGAAACAGAAGAAAAATGATGAGGCGATAAGGGTCTACGAGGAAATACTGAGTTTTGAGAAAGAGAAGCCTGAGATCTATCTGTACTATGCCAATGAGCTTATGCAGAATAAGGACTATCAGAAAGTCGAAGCGGTCCTTCATGAGGCCCTTGTGAAATTCGGGGATAATGACGGACTGCTTTTTACGCTTGCGGTTGTGTATGAAAAGACCGGCCGTTTTGATGACATGGTTATTAAACTCCGCAAGGCCATTGAGGTTAATCCCAAGAATACCGAGGCATTGAACTATCTCGGGTATTCCTATGCTGACAAGGGCGCTAATCTGGATGAGGCGCTGTCTCTGATACAACGCGCTATGGAGCTTAAACCCGGCAACGGATATTATATCGACAGTCTCGGTTGGGTCTATTTTAAACAGGGCAAGTTTGAGCAGGCGCTGGAGGCGATAAAGAAAGCTGTGAGCCTTGCTGGGGATGACCCGGTGCTTTACGAACATCTTGGCGATGTCTATCATGCGATGGGCAGCAAGGATCTGGCAGTCGGGGCCTGGAGACAATCTCTCCAGCTCCATGAAAAAGAGGAGGGGTTGAAGGAGCGGGTCGAAAAGAAGTTGAGCGGTCTCGAAAAAGAACCGAAAAAGTGA
- a CDS encoding aminoacyl-tRNA hydrolase: MWLLVGLGNPGTRYAKTRHNIGFMVLDRLAKNLGLDFREKMDYRSCSGSISGHKVVLMEPLTFMNRSGSAVRKVFSKYTVLPEHIIAVHDDLDLEAGKLKIRKKGSSGGHKGIESMIQNLGTQDFIRIRIGIGRDPFIPTEDYVMSRFRKEEQDLIHESVARAVDAVSCIIDAGADKAMNRFNS, from the coding sequence TTGTGGCTTCTTGTCGGTCTTGGCAATCCGGGCACCCGGTACGCAAAGACGCGGCATAATATCGGTTTTATGGTTCTGGACAGGCTCGCCAAGAATCTGGGCCTGGACTTCAGGGAAAAGATGGATTATAGATCATGCAGCGGCTCCATCAGCGGCCATAAGGTCGTCCTGATGGAGCCGTTGACGTTTATGAACAGGAGCGGCAGCGCAGTCAGGAAGGTCTTTTCGAAATATACGGTGCTTCCTGAGCATATTATTGCTGTCCATGATGACCTTGACCTTGAGGCCGGCAAACTGAAGATCAGAAAGAAGGGTTCTTCGGGAGGCCATAAGGGCATAGAATCAATGATTCAGAATCTCGGCACTCAGGATTTTATCAGGATCAGAATTGGGATAGGGCGTGATCCGTTTATTCCGACAGAAGACTATGTCATGTCCAGGTTCAGAAAAGAAGAACAGGACCTGATACATGAGTCTGTGGCAAGGGCAGTTGACGCTGTTTCCTGTATAATTGATGCTGGCGCTGACAAGGCGATGAACAGGTTTAACTCATAG